One genomic region from Drosophila busckii strain San Diego stock center, stock number 13000-0081.31 chromosome 3R, ASM1175060v1, whole genome shotgun sequence encodes:
- the LOC117134862 gene encoding aprataxin-like protein has product MQQMTNYDIEQERELLTRMLEAGKNIIIETDQAAVLRNVKWPKAEFHYIVMPKAPIARVTALKPQHLPLLDHMMELANQIIEKTPLPPNEFRIGFEIDSFMNRLNMHVISNDFHAFHMQRIEHWNIFNTELFIDFQAVCALLLAQGSVEPMSAAKVKELLLRSELHCNRCEFVDKNFSKLKAHLYQHWTKRRAMMDMTKSIANTHLDLLHNHTFNARLGAVGVPPRILVPVRPLAAYNPIRIQFQPNPCRAQLQPIVPIIKPANLSWQANAQSNPTAKQAYKKQNKTANNAYNTK; this is encoded by the exons atgcaacaaatgaCCAACTATGATATCGAACAAGAACGTGAACTACTAACACGTATGCTGGAAGCTGGCAAGAATATCATAATTGAGACGGATCAGGCAGCTGTGCTGCGCAATGTAAAATGGCCCAAGGCGGAGTTTCATTATATTGTTATGCCCAAGGCGCCTATTGCAAGAGTAACAGCA cttaagccaCAGCATTTGCCTTTACTGGATCACATGATGGAGCTGGCAAACCAAATTATTGAGAAGACGCCACTGCCGCCCAATGAATTTCGCATTGGCTTTGAAATTGATTCATTCATGAATCGTCTGAATATGCATGTTATATCAAATGATTTTCATGCATTCCACATGCAACGCATAGAGCATTGGAACATCTTCAATACAGAATTATTCATTGATTTTCAagctgtgtgtgctttgttgCTAGCTCAAGGCTCGGTTGAACCGATGTCTGCGGCAAAAGTGAaggagttgctgctgcgctctgaATTGCATTGCAATCGATGTGAGTTTGTTGACAAGAACTTTTCTAAATTGAAGGCACATCTGTATCAGCACTGGACAAAGCGAAGAGCCATGATGGATATGACAAAAAGTATTGCCAACACGCATTTAGATTTGCTGCACAACCATACATTTAATGCCCGGCTAGGTGCTGTTGGTGTACCACCTCGAATTCTAGTTCCAGTTAGACCCTTAGCAGCGTACAATCCTATTAGGATACAATTTCAGCCGAATCCTTGCAGGGCACAACTTCAGCCCATCGTCCCTATTATCAAGCCAGCAAATTTAAGTTGGCAAGCAAATGCTCAAAGCAATCCAACAGCTAAGCAAgcttataaaaagcaaaataaaacagccAATAATGCATATAATACTAAATAA
- the LOC108603002 gene encoding aprataxin-like protein — protein sequence MEFLIENDVAGVIKYKYPKAEYHYLIICKENIPCLTALKLEHLSLLEKMNELANEIIKQQNVRSSQFLIGFKLDAYKLGLNMHVLSNDFYSLSMRRKQHWNTFNSDLFMSYQAAYALIGVQGYIDPMPEEKINILLNEDNLHCNQCDLQTNSICVLKLHLFQHWKERDDKLSAMKEINRLTHLLDENKLDDVPKLETANTAVNELPEKPAPLSWRQNMGQSPTDPQKNAIARHFQKPAKKQAAEQPQLLNQNLQQQFNINSQRAEAQNAIWQQGPNWHRPQQAFNQQMQNGICNSQFNQHTQPRLNPPFAQHTQPHFNPFKQTPNQIHYPRPNVDNVRYPVRQSCPAAKYHWPPKPETAINTTNDKFHWMRKPDQQNAAKPATNSVENRPKPLQSQVQNNANNDATRNKLHAQQNGSKPPQSQVQKKTKNSAFKPKQADVKKTTSLANNGANKPTQADVKKTTSLEQKQNQAPKFEKNWNKNKKPNTSKASSSEASKSNN from the exons ATGGAATTCTTGATTGAAAATGATGTGGCTggtgttataaaatataagtatCCAAAAGCTGAATATCATTATCTGATTATCTGCAAAGAGAATATCCCATGTCTGACAGCA cTAAAGCTAGAACATCTGTCTCTGCTGGagaaaatgaatgaattggCCAATGAAAtcattaagcaacaaaatgtgcgcTCCAGTCAATTTCTTATCGGTTTTAAATTGGATGCCTATAAGTTGGGTCTCAATATGCATGTCCTATCCAATGACTTCTACTCACTTAGCATGCGTCGCAAACAGCATTGGAATACCTTTAACTCAGATTTATTCATGAGTTATCAGGCTGCATATGCGCTGATAGGCGTTCAGGGCTATATTGATCCCATGCCCGAAGAGAAGATAAACATATTACTCAATGAAGATAACTTGCACTGTAATCAATGCGATTTGCAGACCAACAGCATTTGCGTATTAAAGCTTCACCTCTTTCAACATTGGAAGGAGCGTGATGACAAGCTAAGTGCCATGAAGGAAATCAATAGACTTACACACTTGCTCGATGAGAACAAGTTGGATGATGTTCCAAAATTAGAGACAGCAAATACGGCTGTTAATGAGCTTCCAGAGAAACCAGCACCACTTAGCTGGCGCCAAAACATGGGACAATCACCAACTGATCCGCAGAAAAATGCTATCGCTAGGCACTTTCAAAAACCTGCTAAGAAACAAGCTGCTGAGCAGCCGCAACTTCTGAACCAAAAtcttcaacaacaattcaatattaattcTCAGCGTGCTGAAGCTCAAAACGCAATTTGGCAGCAAGGTCCAAATTGGCACAGGCCACAGCAAGCTTTTaatcaacaaatgcaaaatggaATTTGCAATTCACAATTTAACCAGCATACTCAGCCCCGCTTAAATCCGCCATTCGCCCAGCACACTCAGCCCCACTTCAATCCGTTTAAGCAGACACCAAATCAAATACATTATCCAAGACCAAATGTGGACAATGTTAGGTATCCAGTGAGACAAAGCTGTCCTGCGGCTAAATACCATTGGCCACCCAAACCGGAGACAGCAATTAATACAACTAACGACAAGTTTCACTGGATGCGTAAGCCCGAccaacaaaatgctgcaaagccTGCAACAAATAGCGTAGAGAACAGACCAAAGCCTCTGCAAAGCCAAGTCCAAAACAACGCAAATAACGATGCAACTCGCAACAAGCTTCACGCCCAACAAAATGGTTCAAAGCCTCCGCAGAGCCAAGTccaaaaaaagacaaaaaacaGTGCATTTAAGCCCAAGCAAGCAGATGTTAAGAAAACTACCAGTCTGGCAAATAACGGTGCAAATAAGCCCACGCAGGCAGATGTTAAGAAAACTACCAGTCtggagcaaaagcaaaaccaagcGCCAAAATTCGAGAAGAACTGGAACAAGAATAAGAAACCAAATACTTCAAAAGCCAGCAGCTCAGAAGCCAGCAAgtcaaataattga
- the LOC108603009 gene encoding aprataxin-like protein, which yields MAWANGLIKTIIDRSNHFISCDVAVVIADKYPKARHHYLVLPTEDIPSIYSLNRTHLPLLEELHLLALNITEVRGLQWDNFKVVFHAKPSMQRVHLHVISKDFISDCLKTKKHWNSFNTDLFVPYETIYNQLSNDGCIQRWPKEVVDDLLATPLKCNQCSFEANNMPTLKQHLLEHSE from the exons ATGGCTTGGGCAAACGGTTTAATCAAAACAATTATAGATAGATCaaatcatttcatttcatgtgATGTAGCTGTTGTCATAGCCGATAAATATCCAAAGGCACGTCACCACTACCTAGTGCTGCCCACGGAAGACATTCCTAGCATATATTCG TTGAATAGAACGCATTTGCCGCTGCTGGAGGAACTACATTTGCTAGCCCTCAACATAACTGAAGTGCGCGGTTTGCAATGGGATAATTTTAAAGTTGTGTTCCATGCTAAGCCCAGCATGCAACGTGTGCACCTACATGTCATTTCAAAGGATTTCATATCGGATTGCTTGAAGACTAAAAAACACTGGAATAGTTTCAATACGGATCTCTTTGTGCCGTACGAAA CTATTTATAACCAGTTAAGTAATGATGGTTGCATACAACGCTGGCCCAAAGAGGTGGTGGATGATCTGCTAGCCACGCCCTTAAAGTGTAATCAATGTTCTTTTGAAGCAAACAATATGCCCACGCTCAAGCAGCATTTGCTTGAACATTCcgaataa
- the LOC108603001 gene encoding chromatin-remodeling ATPase INO80, with the protein MASGGGGTELQPRLMAEPLHIQRLEAALNMRPFMQMARQALKQPLSSGEGSATDLEPGGEASADSDDSTRVGMVQLKQRRRKRILGSKEERQSVKTQLYNFNDLTSDREWLYDMLLSDTESEEQLSDEDEYISQLLREHMHEQRERKRYYKKPTNAQYAYYGSGLLSNHDVYAERQQATAGVRKRRRRTKQEILLAKLAEAQAGPKPAKQRRRGRKKRSLGSPESGEVHPSELGKYSFGDTLPVNDEDDDENGVVDYKRELANFALDFPEEEEEIEEEVDVVGASDGQVTRVRRRRKNPEVLAARRRRIWQIMSKKETVRLQRIKSNNHKEMLANCKRIAGMCAKVVRQRATNSQRIMKETVWRAKRLTREMLTYWKRYERVEREQRRKQEREAEEQRKQDVELIEVKRQQRKLNFLITQTELYAHFMSKKLGQGTEADQLRILSQLDEEHNARLAAQDDYDAGEMKQLAQANATAAMQRDLDKTRAFDVRFKKEELQEQLDELPLPARDHMKDLPQPQMFKGTLKAYQIKGMTWLANIYDQGISGILADEMGLGKTVQSIAFLCHIAEHYGVWGPFLIISPASTLHNWQQEMERFVPDFNVVPYWGSPNERKILRQFWDQKHLHTREASFHVVITSYQLVVSDYKYFNRIKWQYMVLDEAQAIKSAASQRWKLLLGFNCRNRLLLSGTPIQNSMAELWALLHFIMPTLFDSHDEFNEWFSKDIESHAENKTGIDELQISRLHMILKPFMLRRIKKDVENELSDKIEIMVYCPLTIRQKLLYRALKQKIRIEDLLHIISGSGTAAAPADGSVDRNFTSNLMNLVMQFRKVCNHPELFERRDAKSPFSMRCAEFVLPRLVYDDGLLHSALPSRQHLLYNRFNIFKSAHMQRGLYNDVQLDNCFSFTRLADLSLSDMEDVSWRGLIAFLLHYRRVIDRQPLLAYRCQWWPQQRASSYQLLEPTLERKLMPHYMLTDSVLRNFIFTAMTSNESSVYAFGNYHTINMQETIEHRVIRSKVLKQTPPLIEELAAASCVKQELESVEVQTKANAKSDVKLTTLQLLPEFVHRPRKPQRYECEPLQMPRFLYGLGQRVQAVQRHLYCESRAAAWTHLRHLQCENVVGRELVRTGLALCKPRNGWSSIIVPDKETLITDAGKLFVLDTLLTRLKAEGHRVLIYSQMTKMIDLLEEYMWHRKHRYMRLDGSSKISARRDMVADFQSRADIFVFLLSTRAGGLGINLTAADTVIFYDSDWNPTVDQQAMDRAHRLGQTKQVTVYRLICKGTIEERILERAREKSEIQRMVISGGNFKPDTLKPKEVVSLLLDDEEIEMKYRQEAKLQVKQESSSPIPGKVERKRRQPKKESNMGGVTIPANEDDVPSCSSAAKRIKQELDEDSIDVGIASSTSSAGTDSNNQILSQETYVPGATSVPPQQLQLDNDSDNEALIVDGDSPTLMSQSDSMNYLTDFGGISSVRRRHHPRGTKRGRPRGSTRRGGGHGSLQRVSTPTSPATPATTTAAATGTGTTTSPLPQQEAAAAAAAAGNAEAAASGAAAALQDEDTPATFGGMGTPPSSLVKRGPGRPRSKTSTPVSRGTRGAPRARRPMGPLLVPLGCTPDDAPAASSPATSRATSPYE; encoded by the exons ATGGCgagcggcggcggtggcaccGAATTGCAGCCACGTTTAATGGCTGAGCCACTACACATACAAAGATTGGAAGCGGCACTAAATATGCGTCCGTTTATGCAGATGGCGCGCCAGGCGCTTAAGCAGCCGCTTAGCAGCGGCGAGGGCAGCGCCACTGATCTGGAGCCAGGCGGCGAGGCGAGCGCCGATTCAGATGATTCTACTCGAGTTGGCATGGTTCAGCTAAAACAGCGACGTCGAAAGCGGATACTGGGCAGCAAGGAGG AGAGACAAAGTGTCAAAACGCAGCTTTACAATTTTAACGATTTGACCAGTGATCGGGAATGGCTTTATGACATGTTGCTCAGCGACACCGAGAGTGAGGAACAGCTAAGCGATGAGGATGAGTATATCAGTCAGCTGCTGCGCGAGCATATGCATGAGCAACGTGAGCGCAAGAGATACTATAAAAAGCCAACG AATGCCCAGTATGCTTACTATGGCAGTGGTCTGCTATCCAATCATGATGTCTATGCTGAACGGCAGCAGGCTACAGCTGGTGTGCGCAAGCGGCGACGTCGTACCAAACAGGAGATACTGCTAGCAAAACTGGCTGAGGCGCAGGCAGGTCCCAAACCAGCTAAGCAACGTCGACGTGGACGCAAGAAACGTTCGTTGGGATCGCCAGAGTCGGGTGAGGTGCATCCCTCTGAGTTGGGCAAATATAGTTTTGGCGATACGCTGCCTGTGAACGATGAGGACGACGATGAAAATGGCGTTGTGGACTACAAACGTGAGCTGGCAAATTTCGCACTTGATTTTCCAGAGGAAGAAGAGGAAATTGAAGAGGAAGTGGATGTGGTCGGAGCCAGCGATGGCCAAGTGACGCGTGTGCGACGTCGACGCAAAAATCCCGAAGTGCTGGCGGCGCGTCGTCGTCGCATTTGGCAAATCATGTCGAAGAAAGAAACTGTGCGCCTGCAACGCATCAAGAGCAACAATCACAAAGAGATGCTGGCCAATTGCAAGCGTATTGCTGGCATGTGCGCCAAAGTTGTGCGACAGCGAGCGACCAACTCACAGCGCATTATGAAGGAGACGGTTTGGCGTGCGAAGCGTCTGACACGTGAAATGTTAACATATTGGAAGCGCTATGAGCGTGTCGAGCGAGAGCAGCGTCGCAAGCAGGAGCGGGAAGCAGAGGAGCAGCGCAAACAAGATGTGGAACTTATTGAGGTgaagcgacagcagcgcaaGCTAAACTTCCTTATAACACAAACCGAGCTCTATGCACATTTTATGTCCAAAAAACTGGGCCAAGGTACCGAGGCCGATCAGCTGCGCATACTCAGTCAGCTGGATGAGGAGCATAATGCGCGTCTAGCAGCGCAAGATGACTACGATGCGGGTGAGATGAAGCAGCTGGCGCAGGCTAATGCAACCGCAGCGATGCAACGTGATTTGGACAAAACGCGCGCCTTCGATGTGCGCTTCAAGAAGGAGGAGTTGCAGGAGCAGCTGGATGAGTTGCCGCTGCCAGCACGTGACCACATGAAGGACTTGCCGCAGCCACAAATGTTTAAGGGCACACTCAAAGCCTATCAGATAAAGGGTATGACCTGGCTGGCAAACATCTATGATCAAGGGATAAGCGGCATTTTGGCCGATGAAATGGGTCTGGGAAAGACGGTACAATCTATAGCATTTCTATGTCACATTGCCGAGCACTACGGTGTTTGGGGTCCATTTCTGATCATTTCACCTGCCTCTACGCTGCACAATTGGCAACAGGAAATGGAACGCTTTGTGCCCGATTTCAATGTAGTGCCCTACTGGGGTTCACCCAATGAGCGCAAAATATTGCGTCAATTCTGGGATCAGAAGCATCTGCATACACGCGAGGCCAGTTTTCATGTAGTTATCACCTCCTATCAGCTGGTGGTCAGCGATTATAAATACTTCAATCGCATCAAGTGGCAATATATGGTGCTCGACGAGGCGCAGGCTATCAAGAGTGCCGCTTCACAGCGCTGGAAACTGCTGCTGGGCTTCAACTGTCGCAATCGCTTGCTGCTCAGTGGCACGCCCATACAGAACAGCATGGCCGAGCTGTGGGCgctgttgcattttataatgCCTACGCTGTTTGACTCGCATGATGAGTTCAACGAATGGTTCTCCAAGGACATTGAATCGCATGCGGAAAACAAAACGGGCATCGACGAACTGCAAATCTCGCGTCTGCATATGATACTCAAGCCCTTTATGTTGCGTCGCATTAAAAAGGATGTGGAGAATGAGTTATCggataaaattgaaattatggTCTATTGCCCGCTCACCATTCGACAGAAACTGCTGTATCGCGCACTTAAGCAAAAGATTCGCATTGAAGATCTGCTGCACATTATAAGCGGCAGCGGCACAGCTGCAGCACCTGCCGATGGTTCAGTGGATCGCAATTTCACTTCAAATCTCATGAACTTGGTCATGCAGTTTCGCAAAGTCTGCAATCATCCGGAGCTCTTTGAACGCCGCGATGCCAAAAGTCCATTTAGCATGCGTTGCGCCGAGTTTGTGCTGCCGCGTCTAGTGTACGACGATGGATTGCTGCACAGCGCTTTGCCCAGTCGCCAGCACTTGCTCTACAATCG ctttaacATATTCAAATCGGCGCATATGCAACGCGGCTTGTATAACGATGTGCAATTGGATAATTGTTTTAGCTTTACGCGTCTAGCAGACTTATCGCTGTCTGATATGGAGGATGTTAGCTGGCGTGGTTTAATTGCATt TCTGCTGCACTATCGCCGTGTTATAGACAGGCAGCCCTTGCTCGCCTATCGTTGTCAGTGGTGGCCACAGCAACGCGCTAGCAGTTATCAGCTATTGGAGCCCACACTGGAGCGTAAATTAATGCCACACTATATGCTTACAGACAGCGTGCTTagaaatttcatatttacGGCTATG ACTTCGAACGAGAGCAGCGTCTATGCATTTGGAAATTATCATACAATTAATATGCAGGAAACAATTGAGCATCGTGTCATACGCTCCAAGGTGCTCAAGCAAACGCCGCCGCTAATTGAAGAGCTTGCTGCCGCATCATGCGTCAAGCAGGAGTTGGAGTCTGTTGAAGTgcaaaccaaagcaaatgccaagAGTGATGTAAAGCTGACAACCTTACAATTGCTGCCAGAGTTTGTGCATCGTCCACGCAAGCCACAACGCTACGAGTGCGAGCCATTGCAAATGCCACGCTTTCTCTATGGCTTGGGCCAGCGTGTGCAGGCTGTGCAGCGGCATTTATA ctgTGAAAGCCGTGCAGCTGCCTGGACGCATTTGCGTCATCTGCAGTGTGAAAATGTCGTAGGACGCGAGCTGGTGCGCACAGGTTTGGCGCTTTGCAAGCCACGCAACGGCTGGTCTTCGATTATAGTGCCCGATAAGGAGACACTGATCACAGACGCTGGCAAACTGTTTGTGCTGGATACGCTGCTCACACGGCTCAAGGCTGAGGGACATCGTGTGCTCATTTATTCACAAATGACTAAAATGATTGACTTGCTAGAA GAATACATGTGGCATCGCAAGCATCGTTATATGCGACTTGATGGCTCCAGCAAGATTTCAGCACGTCGCGATATGGTTGCTGATTTTCAATCCCGCGCTGATATCTTCGTTTTTCTACTTTCCACGCGAGCCGGTGGCTTGGGCATCAATTTAACTGCCGCCGATACG GTTATCTTCTATGACTCGGATTGGAATCCCACTGTTGATCAGCAGGCTATGGATCGAGCGCATCGTCTGGGCCAGACCAAACAAGTGACAGTCTACAGACTTATATGCAAGGGCACCATCGAGGAGCGCATACTGGAGAGGGCGCGAGAAAAGAGCGAG ATACAACGCATGGTCATAAGTGGCGGCAATTTCAAACCAGATACGTTAAAGCCCAAGGAGGTTGTGTCACTGCTGCTGGATGATGAAGAAATCGAAATGAAAT ATCGTCAGGAAGCAAAGCTGCAGGTCAAACAGGAGTCAAGCTCACCCATTCCAGGCAAAGTCGAACGCAAGCGACGTCAGCCCAAAAAG GAGTCCAATATGGGAGGCGTTACTATACCAGCGAATGAAGACGATGTGCCCAGTTGCAGCTCAGCTGCCAAACGCATTAAGCAGGAGCTGGACGAGGACTCAATTGATGTGGGCATTGCCTCGTCCACATCCAGTGCGGGCAccgacagcaacaaccaaaTACTCAGCCAAGAGACGTATGTGCCAGGTGCAACCAGCGTGCCGCcccagcagttgcaacttgacAACGATTCCGATAACGAGGCTTTAATTGTGGATGGCGATAGTCCAACGCTAATGTCGCAGTCAGATTCAATGA ACTACCTAACTGACTTTGGCGGCATTTCGTCGGTGCGGCGACGTCACCACCCGCGTGGCACGAAGCGTGGTCGTCCCAGAGGCAGCACAAGGCGCGGCGGCGGCCATGGCTCATTGCAGCGCGTGTCAACGCCAACATCgccagcaacaccagcaacaacaacagcagcagcaactggaacTGGAACGACAACATCGCCGCTGCCACAacaggaagcagcagcagcagcagcagcagcaggcaatgcggaggcagcagcaagtggcgCAGCCGCAGCACTTCAGGATGAAG ACACACCTGCCACATTCGGCGGCATGGGCACACCGCCATCCTCGCTGGTCAAACGCGGACCGGGACGGCCACGCTCGAAGACCTCAACGCCTGTTAGTCGCGGCACGCGCGGCGCACCGCGTGCACGCCGACCCATGGGTCCGCTGCTGGTGCCCCTAGGCTGCACTCCCGATGACGCACCAGCCGCCAGCAGTCCAGCGACAAGTCGTGCTACTAGCCCATACGAGTAA
- the LOC108603010 gene encoding uncharacterized protein LOC108603010 yields the protein MSVHLSSSPRLPHVAASLVPRKDRMPQVTSRRAALSSTDAGKRNGLDPDSEDSDEMSKSSKSKLLLVTNSSVFFKDRQAKFRAERRKFRNTMGKDNCVLHCSQPTKSVSCAGSSGILSPGCAWLQGNGLRTCRPGNGRAVL from the exons ATGAGCGTTCATTTAAGTAGCTCACCAAGGTTGCCTCATGTGGCTGCAAGCTTGGTGCCAAGAAAAGACAGAATGCCACAAGTGACAAGTCGAAGAGCTGCTTTGAGTAGCACTGATGCGGGCAAGCGCAATGGCCTTGATCCTGACAGCGAGGACAGCGATGAGatgagcaagagcagcaagtCGAAGCTGCTGTTGGTAACAAACTCTAGCGTGTTTTTCAAAGATAGGCAGGCTAAATTTCGAGCAGAGCGCCGCAAGTTCCGCAATACAATGGGAAAGGACAATTGTGTTTTGCAT TGTTCACAGCCAACGAAATCTGTTTCATGTGCAGGCAGCAGCGGAATTCTCTCGCCGGGCTGCGCTTGGCTCCAAGGCAATGGGCTGCGAACTTGTCGACCTGGAAACGGGCGTGCTGTGCTGTAA
- the LOC108603003 gene encoding putative serine protease F56F10.1, which translates to MKCALVLWALIPLAAAASLGQTQGAAEPAVSAFVQSLHQMHRGPPAREITTRANVQQGWISQKLDNFDANNTAKWYNRYLINEDYFRSGSPIFIYLGGEWEIDASSITSGLWVDIAKEHNGSLLYTEHRFFGQSIPIKPLSTANLKYQSVQQALADVINLIKTLKTQAKYKDSKVLVSGCSYSATMAVWIKKLYPDIILGSWASSAPLDAKVDFKDYMRIVGKAYRQLGSEDCYNLIDNATAYYEDLFDEGKGKEAKKLLNLCSNFDVNNERDIWQIFSTIANIFAGFAQYQSPANKDLQGHCINLRSKSDDDATALSLFLQEKLEWPSCVNTRYQGSVDYYLWAQANNDNSDIPWTYQTCSEFGWFQGSGSSRQPFGSSFPSTLYTDICHDVFGANFTLPKIQGYIDDTNAEFGGIYPNAQNLYMTHGGLDPWSKVGAGALQGATIIPQHSHCSDLGSIRKSDSAELTASKKKVKQLVRQWLQQ; encoded by the exons ATGAAGTGTGCCCTCGTACTTTGGGCACTTATACCCTTGGCTGCGGCCGCCAGTCTTGGACAAACTCAAGGAGCTGCTGAACCAGCAGTGTCAGCCTTTGTTCAATCTTTGCATCAGATGCACAGAGGGCCACCAGCTCGGGAAATCACAACTCGCGCCAATGTGCAACAAGGCTGGATCAGTCAAAAGCTGGATAATTTCGATGCCAATAATACAGCAAAGTGGTACAAT CGCTATTTAATAAACGAGGACTACTTTAGGAGCGGTTCacctatttttatatatcttgGTGGCGAGTGGGAAATCGACGCAAGCTCTATTACATCAGGACTTTGGGTGGATATTGCAAAGGAACATAATGGCTCCTTGCTATATACAGAACATCGATTCTTTGGCCAAAGTATTCCAATAAA acCACTGTCAACAGCAAACCTAAAATATCAGAGTGTGCAGCAAGCCTTGGCGGATgtgataaatttaattaaaactctaAAGACGCAAGCTAAGTACAAGGACTCAAAGGTGCTTGTGTCCGGTTGCTCCTACTCGGCCACCATGGCAGTTTGGATTAAGAAACTGTACCCCGACATTATTTTGGGCAGTTGGGCGTCAAGTGCGCCGTTAGATGCCAAAGTTGACTTCAAGG ATTATATGAGAATTGTAGGCAAAGCATATCGACAGCTTGGCAGCGAGGATTGCTATAATCTAATTGATAATGCCACAGCTTATTATGAGGACTTGTTTGACGAAGGAAAAGGCAAGGAGGCTAAGAAGCTTCTAAATCTTTGTAGCAATTTTGACGTCAACAACGAAAGAGACATTTGGCAAATCTTTAGCAccattgcaaatatatttgcaggATTTGCGCAGTACCAGAG CCCGGCAAATAAGGATCTTCAAGGACATTGCATCAATCTGCGCTCTAAGTCGGACGATGATGCAACTGCTCTGTCCCTGTTCTTGCAAGAGAAACTAGAGTGGCCATCATGCGTTAATACTCGATACCAAGGATCAGTTGACTATTATTTATGGGCCCAAGCAAACAATGACAATT CTGATATTCCTTGGACCTATCAGACCTGCAGTGAATTTGGCTGGTTCCAGGGCtccggcagcagcagacagccGTTTGGTTCTTCCTTCCCATCCACGCTTTATACAGATATTTGTCATGATGTCTTTGGCGCGAATTTCACGCTACCAAAAATTCAAGGATATATAGACGATACGAACGCTGAGTTCGGTGGTATTTATCCAAATGCTCAAAATCTTTATATGACTCATGGCGGATTGGACCCATGGAGCAAAGTTGGCGCTGGTGCGCTGCAAGGTGCAACAATCATACCGCAACATTCACATTGCTCTGATCTGGGTTCCATAAGGAAATCGGACAGCGCAGAGCTGACTGCATCTAAGAAAAAGGTGAAGCAGCTGGTTCGTCAATGGCTTCAACAGTAA